One genomic segment of Pristiophorus japonicus isolate sPriJap1 chromosome 8, sPriJap1.hap1, whole genome shotgun sequence includes these proteins:
- the hsd17b7 gene encoding 3-keto-steroid reductase/17-beta-hydroxysteroid dehydrogenase 7 isoform X3 — protein MEKRGGIGLALCERILSEDDQIHLCMACRNMQKAEVAKSELLLSHPEVNISLLKIDVGNINSVIEAAKEIKQRYQRLDYLYLNAGIMPNPHFSLKAFLSGLLSRNIFSMFATGEGLLTQEDWLTDDGLQQVFMTNVFGHFLLIRNLESMLCQAGCASEVVWTSSSNARKSDFSLTDYQHSQGQQSYSSSKYATDLLSVSLNKHYNSKGLFSSVVCPGLVLTNLTYGIFPPVFWTLITPILWLIRVFTNSFNLSPYNGTEALVWLFRQKPESLDPLVKYHSCTSGLGNNYVTSCKMDVDVETAEIFYQELLKLESKMKANNDTGDHS, from the exons ATGGAGAAGAGGGG TGGCATTGGCCTGGCTCTTTGTGAACGCATTCTTTCTGAAGATGACCAGATACACCTGTGTATGGCATGTCGAAACATGCAGAAAGCTGAGGTTGCTAAATCTGAACTTCTGCTGTCACATCCTGAGGTTAATATTAGCCTTTTGAAAATCGACGTTGGGAATATTAACTCGGTGATTGAAGCAGCAAAAGAAATAAAGCAAAG GTATCAGCGTTTAGATTATCTCTATCTAAATGCTGGGATTATGCCAAATCCTCACTTCAGTTTGAAAGCCTTTCTAAGTGGTCTGTTGTCCAG AAACATTTTCAGTATGTTTGCAACAGGCGAGGGATTGCTTACCCAGGAAGATTGGCTCACCGATGATGGACTACAGCAGGTCTTCATGACAAATGTCTTTGGACATTTCTTACTG ATACGAAACCTGGAATCTATGCTCTGTCAAGCTGGTTGTGCATCAGAGGTAGTTTGGACATCATCTAGTAATGCAAGGAAGTCTGACTTCAGTCTAACTGACTATCAGCACAGCCAAGGCCAGCAATCCTACAGTTCATCCAAATATGCAACTGATCTTCTGAGTGTAAGCTTGAACAAGCACTATAATAGCAAG GGCCTGTTTTCCAGTGTGGTGTGTCCGGGTCTTGTTTTGACTAATTTGACCTATGGTATCTTTCCTCCTGTCTTCTGGACATTAATTACACCCATTTTGTGGCTG ATTCGTGTATTCACAAACTCATTTAATTTGAGCCCGTACAATGGAACAGAAGCATTG gTTTGGCTGTTCAGACAGAAGCCAGAGTCACTGGACCCATTGGTGAAATACCACAGCTGTACATCTGGATTAGGGAATAATTACGTAACCTCATGCAAG ATGGATGTTGATGTTGAAACGGCTGAAATATTTtaccaagagttgttgaagctcgAAAGCAAGATGAAAGCAAATAATGATACTGGGGACCATAGctaa
- the hsd17b7 gene encoding 3-keto-steroid reductase/17-beta-hydroxysteroid dehydrogenase 7 isoform X1 translates to MALSAVFRASCARKVVLVTGANSGIGLALCERILSEDDQIHLCMACRNMQKAEVAKSELLLSHPEVNISLLKIDVGNINSVIEAAKEIKQRYQRLDYLYLNAGIMPNPHFSLKAFLSGLLSRNIFSMFATGEGLLTQEDWLTDDGLQQVFMTNVFGHFLLIRNLESMLCQAGCASEVVWTSSSNARKSDFSLTDYQHSQGQQSYSSSKYATDLLSVSLNKHYNSKGLFSSVVCPGLVLTNLTYGIFPPVFWTLITPILWLIRVFTNSFNLSPYNGTEALVWLFRQKPESLDPLVKYHSCTSGLGNNYVTSCKMDVDVETAEIFYQELLKLESKMKANNDTGDHS, encoded by the exons ATGGCTCTGTCGGCCGTTTTCCGAGCATCGTGCGCGCGCAAGGTTGTCCTGGTAACAGGGGCTAACAG TGGCATTGGCCTGGCTCTTTGTGAACGCATTCTTTCTGAAGATGACCAGATACACCTGTGTATGGCATGTCGAAACATGCAGAAAGCTGAGGTTGCTAAATCTGAACTTCTGCTGTCACATCCTGAGGTTAATATTAGCCTTTTGAAAATCGACGTTGGGAATATTAACTCGGTGATTGAAGCAGCAAAAGAAATAAAGCAAAG GTATCAGCGTTTAGATTATCTCTATCTAAATGCTGGGATTATGCCAAATCCTCACTTCAGTTTGAAAGCCTTTCTAAGTGGTCTGTTGTCCAG AAACATTTTCAGTATGTTTGCAACAGGCGAGGGATTGCTTACCCAGGAAGATTGGCTCACCGATGATGGACTACAGCAGGTCTTCATGACAAATGTCTTTGGACATTTCTTACTG ATACGAAACCTGGAATCTATGCTCTGTCAAGCTGGTTGTGCATCAGAGGTAGTTTGGACATCATCTAGTAATGCAAGGAAGTCTGACTTCAGTCTAACTGACTATCAGCACAGCCAAGGCCAGCAATCCTACAGTTCATCCAAATATGCAACTGATCTTCTGAGTGTAAGCTTGAACAAGCACTATAATAGCAAG GGCCTGTTTTCCAGTGTGGTGTGTCCGGGTCTTGTTTTGACTAATTTGACCTATGGTATCTTTCCTCCTGTCTTCTGGACATTAATTACACCCATTTTGTGGCTG ATTCGTGTATTCACAAACTCATTTAATTTGAGCCCGTACAATGGAACAGAAGCATTG gTTTGGCTGTTCAGACAGAAGCCAGAGTCACTGGACCCATTGGTGAAATACCACAGCTGTACATCTGGATTAGGGAATAATTACGTAACCTCATGCAAG ATGGATGTTGATGTTGAAACGGCTGAAATATTTtaccaagagttgttgaagctcgAAAGCAAGATGAAAGCAAATAATGATACTGGGGACCATAGctaa
- the hsd17b7 gene encoding 3-keto-steroid reductase/17-beta-hydroxysteroid dehydrogenase 7 isoform X2 yields MALSAVFRASCARKVVLVTGANSGIGLALCERILSEDDQIHLCMACRNMQKAEVAKSELLLSHPEVNISLLKIDVGNINSVIEAAKEIKQRYQRLDYLYLNAGIMPNPHFSLKAFLSGLLSRNIFSMFATGEGLLTQEDWLTDDGLQQVFMTNVFGHFLLIRNLESMLCQAGCASEVVWTSSSNARKSDFSLTDYQHSQGQQSYSSSKYATDLLSGLFSSVVCPGLVLTNLTYGIFPPVFWTLITPILWLIRVFTNSFNLSPYNGTEALVWLFRQKPESLDPLVKYHSCTSGLGNNYVTSCKMDVDVETAEIFYQELLKLESKMKANNDTGDHS; encoded by the exons ATGGCTCTGTCGGCCGTTTTCCGAGCATCGTGCGCGCGCAAGGTTGTCCTGGTAACAGGGGCTAACAG TGGCATTGGCCTGGCTCTTTGTGAACGCATTCTTTCTGAAGATGACCAGATACACCTGTGTATGGCATGTCGAAACATGCAGAAAGCTGAGGTTGCTAAATCTGAACTTCTGCTGTCACATCCTGAGGTTAATATTAGCCTTTTGAAAATCGACGTTGGGAATATTAACTCGGTGATTGAAGCAGCAAAAGAAATAAAGCAAAG GTATCAGCGTTTAGATTATCTCTATCTAAATGCTGGGATTATGCCAAATCCTCACTTCAGTTTGAAAGCCTTTCTAAGTGGTCTGTTGTCCAG AAACATTTTCAGTATGTTTGCAACAGGCGAGGGATTGCTTACCCAGGAAGATTGGCTCACCGATGATGGACTACAGCAGGTCTTCATGACAAATGTCTTTGGACATTTCTTACTG ATACGAAACCTGGAATCTATGCTCTGTCAAGCTGGTTGTGCATCAGAGGTAGTTTGGACATCATCTAGTAATGCAAGGAAGTCTGACTTCAGTCTAACTGACTATCAGCACAGCCAAGGCCAGCAATCCTACAGTTCATCCAAATATGCAACTGATCTTCTGAGT GGCCTGTTTTCCAGTGTGGTGTGTCCGGGTCTTGTTTTGACTAATTTGACCTATGGTATCTTTCCTCCTGTCTTCTGGACATTAATTACACCCATTTTGTGGCTG ATTCGTGTATTCACAAACTCATTTAATTTGAGCCCGTACAATGGAACAGAAGCATTG gTTTGGCTGTTCAGACAGAAGCCAGAGTCACTGGACCCATTGGTGAAATACCACAGCTGTACATCTGGATTAGGGAATAATTACGTAACCTCATGCAAG ATGGATGTTGATGTTGAAACGGCTGAAATATTTtaccaagagttgttgaagctcgAAAGCAAGATGAAAGCAAATAATGATACTGGGGACCATAGctaa